TAAACTGAGGGCGGTATTGACGTCCAATTTCCATGCAAATCCGGCAAATTCCATTCTCCAAACATCGCACGGCACAATTTTATTCCACTTTTGCCCCTGGCCGTTCTGTTGAGTGACCCTAACTCTGCATGCAAACGAGGGGCAAAAATGGGGCAAATCCTCCTTCACCACCAGCCACACCAAAACCCCCTTCTCCGCCTCCGCGGAGCCGTCTTCGTCCGCCGCTACCATTCTCTTATAAGCGGCGTTCGTCCAGATCACGTTGTTCGTGTGATCCGATATGAATCCAGGACACGTGTCCTTCTCCAGATTGTGAATCCTCTCCTCATCCGAAAATCCTAACCCTACCGTCGCTAACTCCGTGAACTTCTCCGTCACCGTCACGCCTTCCACCACGATCCACGTCGCTATCACAGATCCGCCTCCGTAACTGCTCAGATCCGCCATCCTCCGCCCTATCCCCGCCGTAACCGCTCCGTCATCCAGATCTCTCCACTTCATCTCCCTCTCAGAGCCAGATCCATCGCCGAGGAGCTGGAGAGTGACCGCTCGCTTCTGCGGCGGCGGAGCGTCGTCGACGGCGGATCTCTCAGGCGGCGACGGCGGATTTCCTCCCTCCGAAACCTTACTCTTACATCTCCTCTTACGAATCCTGACGTACTTCCGTTTCACTCTCCTACCGGCGAGATCTCGCTTCGCCGGGTCCGCCGCGGCGGATCCGGCGTCCTCACCGGCCGGCTTCGGCGCGATCGGCCGGAATCGGAGCATTATCCGGCTCAAAACAGTCTGATTATTACTATCAACGGATCTATCCGTGCAACGCCGCATCGATCGAGCTAGAATTCGTCAATTTACGGCAATCATCGGGAATCGAGGTAGGGATTGGAAATCTGAGAAAAAAAAGCGAAGAGGAAGGAGGAAAGTTGGTGCAGGAAAGGAGTGACAGATGTTGGCGATATGAGGGGAGGGGAGGGAGGGATGTGATTGGTGGGGTGGGGATTGGCCAATGGGAGAGCGCCATGTAACGGTGGGTGCAGTAGGGGAGGGAGCAAGGGAGCTGGGCTAGGAGAATAATGGTGCATGGAAAGGTTCCAGAACATGGACACGTGGTGAAAGTTACGgggttatatatatatgtgtgtatataaTATGTATTGGCAGAGGGACACGTGTGGAGAGAGATAtatacagagagagagagagagagcttctTCGTGTAGCGTAGTCACACGCATCACAAGTGAAGTGAAGCCTCACTCGCtcttttgagagagagaagctGCAAATGGTAGGAGATTATTCACCTTTGTTCAGATTTAAGTGctgcattttattttatcgtgAGAATTATGAAAGTGGTGTTTAGCGAATTAAATACGGAGATAATAAAATCAAAGAAAGACAAACTAGAGAAATAAAGTACGACGAAGAATCTAGAATAGAGATAATAAAGGTTAATTTTTGTTAAAATAGAAACTATATACATGTGAAATATGCATAGCATGCttcggacggagggagtatatgatttaATATTTGTGTTGAAGCTCAAGCTCTCGAAGCGATACAATTCTTGTTAGGTGTGGGATTTCATATAGTGATTGTTATTTGCTT
This region of Salvia splendens isolate huo1 unplaced genomic scaffold, SspV2 ctg1095, whole genome shotgun sequence genomic DNA includes:
- the LOC121788596 gene encoding uncharacterized protein LOC121788596; translated protein: MRRCTDRSVDSNNQTVLSRIMLRFRPIAPKPAGEDAGSAAADPAKRDLAGRRVKRKYVRIRKRRCKSKVSEGGNPPSPPERSAVDDAPPPQKRAVTLQLLGDGSGSEREMKWRDLDDGAVTAGIGRRMADLSSYGGGSVIATWIVVEGVTVTEKFTELATVGLGFSDEERIHNLEKDTCPGFISDHTNNVIWTNAAYKRMVAADEDGSAEAEKGVLVWLVVKEDLPHFCPSFACRVRVTQQNGQGQKWNKIVPCDVWRMEFAGFAWKLDVNTALSLGF